The following is a genomic window from Sporosarcina jeotgali.
GCGATCTGCAAGGACGAGTGTATTTCTGCCTGCAAGTGTTGCTTCGTCAGGACCTCCTGCCCCCGCAACAACTACTGCCCGCTTCCTGCCAAGCATCGTTAGAACAGAAGCATACTCCATAACGAAATCCTTACGATTAATGCCCGTGTATTGTGCGTGCAGCGGAATGGGGTTTGTCAACGGACCGACTAAGTTAAAGATTGTCGGACTGCCAATTTGTTTGCGTATCGCTCCAATACGTTTCATCTTCGGATGCACGTTCGGCGCGAACAGAAATGCAATGCCACACTGCTCCATCATGGCAGTTGTTTCATTCGCTGTCAGATCATTTCGTATTCCCAGCTCTTCGAGTACATCATGGCTTCCAGCAGCGCTTGAAATTTTACGGTTGCCGTGTTTTGCAACACGCACTCCGGATGCTGCCATAACGAACGCGGATGCTGTGCTGATATTGAAACTGTTGGAACCGTCCCCTCCTGTTCCACAGTTGTCAATATACGATACTTCAGGAAACTCGGGGCGAATTGCATTGGCAGATATGACAGAAGCCAATGCCGCCACCTCCTCTGCAGTTTCTCCTTTTTGTGCAAGGGATTTAAGAAAAACGGCAATCTCCTTCTCATCTGTCTTATCATTAAACAGCAGACCTGCTGCACCTTCCATCTCCTGAAACGTTAAATTCTGATTTGCTTGAACGGCTTGTATATAGCTCTTCATAACTGATCTCTCCTCTTCTCTACTGTTCTCGTCTCTTTTTCATCTTACCTATTCTAGTGTGTTTCCTCCATGAGGCTAGTTAGTGATTTGGCTTTATTAACGGTCTCCAAGAATTCCGAATGCGGATTGGACGCTTCCACAATTCCGGCGCCTGACTGGACACTTACAACGCCATCTTTCACGACCATTGTGCGGATTGTCAAAGCAAAATCGATATTGCCGTTCAAGCCGATATATCCGATTGCTCCGCCGTAGATTCCTCTCGGCTCTGGCTCTAGTTCATCAATCATTGCCATCGCCACAGGCTTTGGACTGCCAGTGACTGTTCCCGCTGGTAAACTCGTTTTAAGAGCATCTAACGCGTGCAATCCTGGCGCAAGATTACCTGCTACTTCTGATACAAGATGCATCACATGTTCATATCTGACCGTTTCCTGATACGCAGTTACTTCAACACTATCCGGATCACAGAACTGCTTCATTTCACTTTTACTCAATTCAACAAGCATGTCATGTTCCGATAACTCTTTTGGATCTGCCCGCAGTGATTGTTCCAGCCTCTCATCTTCTGCCAGAGTGATCCCCCGTCTGCGCGTTCCTGCAATCGGATTCGTTTGCACTCGCCCCTCTTGGACACGTACTAGACTTTCAGGAGATGCACCAATAACAAGGTGATCATCAAATTCCATATAATACATATAAGGTGATGGGTTCCGTTCACGTAATCGTCGATACAGCTGGAAAGGATCTCCTTCAATATTCGCTGTTAATTTACGGGAAAGGACGACTTGCTCTGCTTTTCCTTGCCGTATGTCATGAATTACTTGCTGTACGTTTTCTTCAAAGGCTTGTTGCGATACCTCACTGCGATATTCGGAAACCATTACATCTGTTTCAACATCGGCAAGACCTGTTAACAGTGTTTCAGCGAGTTCATCTAAATCAGGTGATTGATTAGTAGGATGAATTTCTGTATGCAGCAATGTTACTTCCTCTATCTGGTGGTCATATATAACGATTGTGTCGTAAATATTAAAGGCTGCATTCGGGAAATCCGGGTTTGGTGCGCTGACTCCTTTTCTTCCTGAGTCATACCCGAAATAGCCGACAGCCCCTCCAGTAAACGGGAATTCACTTTCGTCTGTCACCCTCGGCATAAGCCGCTTCAGCAGTGTAAACAACTCTCCTTCATGAACAAACGAAGTGCCGTCCATATAATTGGTTTCTTCCACACCTTCCGGATGTCCTTTGTACGATTTCAAAGGATTCGCGCCTATGAACGAATAGCGGCCATTTTTCGCATGGCCTGACGAACTTTCCAACAAAAATTTATGGGTACTTTGCAATCTTTGAAAAAGTAAAGCAGGTGTTAACGTTTCTCCATTGAACCGTTTAGCGGTTACTCGTAATCCCATTTTCTCGATTGTCATTCGATTCTCTCCCATCTCGTATAAGTTCCTGAAAACGACAAAAAGCCCCCTGCATCCAGACAGGAATGTCCGGTTGCAGAGGACGGAAAAATCCGCGTTGCCACCTCAATTGGGATAGAATGATATCCCCACTTCGCGTGCGGTCAAACCGCACTTCCCGTAACGCGGGAATGGCGTCCTTAAGAAACCTGTTACAGGTTTCCATTAGGCTCTCATAAGTCCATTCACACCGCGAGACAGGCCGGTTCTCACCATCCACCGGCTCTCTGGATCTGTCTAACGCGATGCTACTCTTCTTATTTCAAAGATTTCTCAGCTATGCTCTTCTCGTCTCATCTCTGCTCTCCGCGGGCGGCGTCGCTCTCGACACCAGCTACCCATCTGAAAGTTGTATCCAATCTTACAACCTATCGTTCCTCGTGTCAATCATTATCTTTTCTGAAAACTAATTTTAATTTTAGAAGCTTTGATTGGCAGCTAAAAAGAGGCTACAATAAGAAAAACGGTATTCAGACAAGGTGGGACCTCATGCGTATTAACAAATTTCTAAGTGAAGCAGGAATTACTTCACGGCGCGGTGCTGACAAATGGATAGAAGCCGGACGTGTCGTCATTAACGGGACAACCGCAGAACTTGGCAGTAAAGTGGAAGACGGCGATCTCGTTGAAGTAGACGGAAAACCGGTATCAGTGGAAGAACAGCTCGTCTATCTGATGTTGAACAAGCCTGTTGGAATCACAAGTACAACAGAACGTCATGTCCAGGGGAATGTCGTCGATTTTGTAAATCACCCATTGCGTATATTCCACATCGGGCGATTGGATAAAGATTCCGACGGCTTACTTCTTCTTACGAATGACGGCGACATTGTGAATGAAATTTTACGTGAAGAACATGGTCACGAAAAAGAGTACATCGTAACCGTAGATCGCCCGATTACAGATCAATTCATACGCGAGATGGAACAAGGCGTTCCGATCCTCGATACTGTAACGAAACCTTGTAAAGTACGAAAACTCGGATCAAAAAAGTTTAATATTATATTGACCCAAGGGTTGAATCGTCAAATACGCCGCATGTGTACGGCACTCGGTTACAACGTCGTCAACTTACGAAGAATGCGCATCATGAATCTGACGCTCGGTAATCTCCCAGTGGGGCAGTGGCGAGATCTAACAGACAGCGAGCGGAAGGGTCTGTTCAAGGAACTGAATTATACACCTAAACGTTAAAAAACCTCTATCCTGTCGATTTTGACGCGGATAGAGGTTTTTCTATTACACATTCACCATTTCTAAGAATTGACGCGTTCGTTCGTTTGTAGAGTGATTGAAGAATGTGTCAGGGTCAGCGTCTTCAATAATGACACCTTCGTTTAGCATGATGACGCGGTCTGCGACTTCTTTGGCAAACTTCATCTCATGAGTAACGACAACCATCGTCATTCCTTCGTCTGCCAAGTCTTTCATAACTTGCAGCACTTCACCAACCAGCTCAGGATCCAGAGCGGATGTCGGCTCGTCAAACAGCAGTGCCTTTGGTTCCATTGCAAGCGCCCGGGCGATAGCAACCCGCTGCTTTTGACCGCCCGATAACTTATTTGGATAGACGTCTGCTTTGTCAGACAGTCCTACTTTACTCAGAATTTCAATTGCTGTTTTTTTCGCAGTGGCTTTGGCTACTTTTTTGACCATGATCGGCGCTTCCATCACATTTTCAAGAACCGTCTTATGAGGGAATAAGTTGAAATGCTGAAACACCATTCCAACTTCAGCACGGACTTTTGAAAGATCATCTTTTTTCTGATCCACCTGTTTCCCATCGATCGTAATCACGCCTTCATTGGTCAATTCCAAAAAGTTCAAACACCTGAGAAACGTACTTTTCCCCGATCCGCTGACACCGACAAGCACAACAACTTCTCCTGGATGCACTTCCATGTCAATCCCTTTTAACACTTCAAGTTTTCCAAATGACTTATGAACGTTTTCTGCTTTGATCATCGTATCTGCCTCCATTATTTATCCACGTCCAATTTGTTCTCATACCACTTCAGCAGCGCAGTAAAAATCAGGACGAGAATGAGATAGTAAAGACCAACTACGAGAAACGTTTCAAATTGCTTGAAGTTTGAGGCAGCCACACGATTGGCCAGACCGAACAATTCAGATACACCAATCACATAAACGAGTGATGAATCTTTCAATGTAATGATGAACTGGTTGCCAAGTGGAGGGATTGCGCGCCGTAATGCTTGTGGAAATACAATACGTCTCATTGTCTGTGAGCGATTCATCCCTAAAGCAAGACTCGCTTCTCGTTGACCTCGGTCAATTCCTTGAATCGAGCCACGGAAAATTTCTGCAATATAGGCTCCATTATGGACACCTAGTGCAATTGCACCTGCCCAGAAGTTTTCCAGGACTATAATCGAGGTAATACCGAAATACAAAAACATAATCTGAACAATTAGCGGCGTTCCTCTAATCAGTGTAATATACAAGTTTGCAATGGT
Proteins encoded in this region:
- the rluF gene encoding 23S rRNA pseudouridine(2604) synthase RluF, with the protein product MRINKFLSEAGITSRRGADKWIEAGRVVINGTTAELGSKVEDGDLVEVDGKPVSVEEQLVYLMLNKPVGITSTTERHVQGNVVDFVNHPLRIFHIGRLDKDSDGLLLLTNDGDIVNEILREEHGHEKEYIVTVDRPITDQFIREMEQGVPILDTVTKPCKVRKLGSKKFNIILTQGLNRQIRRMCTALGYNVVNLRRMRIMNLTLGNLPVGQWRDLTDSERKGLFKELNYTPKR
- the trpD gene encoding anthranilate phosphoribosyltransferase — encoded protein: MKSYIQAVQANQNLTFQEMEGAAGLLFNDKTDEKEIAVFLKSLAQKGETAEEVAALASVISANAIRPEFPEVSYIDNCGTGGDGSNSFNISTASAFVMAASGVRVAKHGNRKISSAAGSHDVLEELGIRNDLTANETTAMMEQCGIAFLFAPNVHPKMKRIGAIRKQIGSPTIFNLVGPLTNPIPLHAQYTGINRKDFVMEYASVLTMLGRKRAVVVAGAGGPDEATLAGRNTLVLADRGDLIPFTLTAGDVGLQPAGLEAIRGGDAACNAAIIRSVMKGQRGPQFDTVALNAGIGLFTEGIVRTVQEGVRLAEDSILTGRAKHKLEETAAFCQQCTDRVVVL
- a CDS encoding anthranilate synthase component I family protein, coding for MTIEKMGLRVTAKRFNGETLTPALLFQRLQSTHKFLLESSSGHAKNGRYSFIGANPLKSYKGHPEGVEETNYMDGTSFVHEGELFTLLKRLMPRVTDESEFPFTGGAVGYFGYDSGRKGVSAPNPDFPNAAFNIYDTIVIYDHQIEEVTLLHTEIHPTNQSPDLDELAETLLTGLADVETDVMVSEYRSEVSQQAFEENVQQVIHDIRQGKAEQVVLSRKLTANIEGDPFQLYRRLRERNPSPYMYYMEFDDHLVIGASPESLVRVQEGRVQTNPIAGTRRRGITLAEDERLEQSLRADPKELSEHDMLVELSKSEMKQFCDPDSVEVTAYQETVRYEHVMHLVSEVAGNLAPGLHALDALKTSLPAGTVTGSPKPVAMAMIDELEPEPRGIYGGAIGYIGLNGNIDFALTIRTMVVKDGVVSVQSGAGIVEASNPHSEFLETVNKAKSLTSLMEETH
- a CDS encoding amino acid ABC transporter ATP-binding protein — protein: MIKAENVHKSFGKLEVLKGIDMEVHPGEVVVLVGVSGSGKSTFLRCLNFLELTNEGVITIDGKQVDQKKDDLSKVRAEVGMVFQHFNLFPHKTVLENVMEAPIMVKKVAKATAKKTAIEILSKVGLSDKADVYPNKLSGGQKQRVAIARALAMEPKALLFDEPTSALDPELVGEVLQVMKDLADEGMTMVVVTHEMKFAKEVADRVIMLNEGVIIEDADPDTFFNHSTNERTRQFLEMVNV
- a CDS encoding amino acid ABC transporter permease: MPEIFKTFYDVFIQTYKGFLEAGLLTIEITAIAVVIGTVLGIIFALMKISNSKILQTIANLYITLIRGTPLIVQIMFLYFGITSIIVLENFWAGAIALGVHNGAYIAEIFRGSIQGIDRGQREASLALGMNRSQTMRRIVFPQALRRAIPPLGNQFIITLKDSSLVYVIGVSELFGLANRVAASNFKQFETFLVVGLYYLILVLIFTALLKWYENKLDVDK